The following coding sequences are from one Paenibacillus stellifer window:
- a CDS encoding cysteine desulfurase produces MNSAIREQFPILNQNVNGHPLVYLDSAATSQKPRQVIEAIKSYYELDNSNVHRGVHTLGSRATDAYEGAREKLARFINARSTKEIVFTRGTTTALNLVASSYGPANVGEGDEIVITQMEHHSNLIPWQQLAKKTGATLKYIPLQKDGTILLEDAEKTITDNTKIVSVAYVSNVMGVTSPVKELAAIAHRHGAIMVVDGAQSTPHMKVDVQDLDCDFYALSGHKMCGPTGIGALYGKRALLEAMEPVEFGGEMIDDVGLYESTWKELPWKFEGGTPIIAGAVGLGAAIDFLQEVGLDEIHRHEMKLAKYAEQRLAEINGISIYGPRGREVGLVTFNLGDVHPHDVATVLDAEGIAIRAGHHCCQPLMRWLEVSSTARASLYLYNNEEDIDRLASALIRTKEYFADAIG; encoded by the coding sequence ATGAACAGCGCCATCCGTGAGCAATTTCCCATTCTGAATCAGAACGTCAACGGTCATCCTCTCGTATATCTGGACAGCGCAGCCACCTCGCAGAAGCCGCGCCAGGTGATCGAAGCGATCAAGTCCTATTACGAGCTTGACAATTCCAATGTGCACCGTGGTGTACACACGCTTGGAAGCCGTGCAACCGATGCTTATGAAGGAGCACGGGAGAAGCTTGCCCGATTCATCAATGCGCGCAGCACGAAGGAGATCGTGTTCACACGCGGAACGACGACGGCCCTTAATCTGGTCGCCTCCTCCTATGGACCGGCGAATGTCGGAGAGGGCGACGAAATTGTGATCACCCAGATGGAGCATCATAGCAATCTGATTCCTTGGCAGCAGCTCGCGAAGAAGACGGGAGCGACGCTGAAATATATTCCGCTTCAGAAGGATGGGACCATCCTTCTGGAGGACGCCGAGAAGACGATCACGGACAACACGAAGATTGTCTCCGTGGCCTATGTCTCGAACGTCATGGGCGTCACCAGCCCGGTGAAGGAGCTGGCGGCGATCGCCCATCGGCACGGAGCAATCATGGTGGTTGACGGCGCGCAGAGCACGCCTCATATGAAGGTCGACGTCCAGGATCTCGACTGCGACTTCTACGCCTTGTCCGGCCACAAAATGTGCGGACCTACCGGCATCGGCGCCCTGTACGGCAAGCGGGCGCTGCTGGAGGCTATGGAGCCGGTCGAATTCGGCGGTGAAATGATTGACGATGTAGGGCTGTATGAATCCACATGGAAGGAGCTGCCTTGGAAATTCGAAGGCGGCACTCCGATTATCGCCGGCGCCGTGGGTCTTGGAGCGGCGATTGACTTCCTGCAGGAAGTCGGCCTCGACGAGATTCACCGCCATGAGATGAAGCTCGCCAAGTACGCCGAGCAGCGCCTCGCCGAAATCAACGGCATCTCGATTTACGGTCCCCGGGGCCGTGAAGTGGGACTTGTTACCTTCAACCTGGGCGATGTTCATCCCCATGATGTAGCGACGGTGCTCGACGCGGAAGGAATTGCGATTCGCGCGGGTCATCATTGCTGCCAGCCGCTGATGCGCTGGCTGGAAGTCAGCTCTACGGCACGAGCCAGCCTGTATTTGTACAACAACGAAGAAGATATTGACCGACTGGCTTCGGCACTAATCCGCACAAAGGAGTATTTTGCCGATGCAATTGGATGA
- the sufU gene encoding Fe-S cluster assembly sulfur transfer protein SufU: MQLDDLYRRVIMDHYKNPRNRGLFADDAMKVELNNPTCGDRITLQLKVEDGIVKEARYVGEGCSISMSSASMMTEAVKGKTVEQALDMAGRFSSLMKGEDVTFDDYEDIEALSGVNKFPARIKCATLAWNALRKGIDEEERHHH; the protein is encoded by the coding sequence ATGCAATTGGATGATTTGTACAGACGCGTCATTATGGATCATTATAAGAATCCCCGGAACCGCGGCCTCTTTGCGGACGACGCTATGAAGGTTGAGCTTAATAATCCGACCTGCGGCGACCGTATCACACTTCAGTTGAAAGTGGAGGACGGAATTGTCAAGGAAGCCCGGTATGTCGGGGAAGGCTGCTCGATCAGCATGTCTTCCGCTTCAATGATGACCGAGGCGGTTAAAGGTAAGACAGTGGAGCAGGCTCTAGATATGGCCGGCCGCTTCTCTTCTCTGATGAAAGGCGAGGACGTGACGTTCGACGATTACGAGGATATAGAAGCTCTTTCCGGCGTTAACAAATTCCCGGCCCGCATCAAATGCGCAACACTGGCCTGGAACGCGCTGCGCAAAGGCATTGACGAGGAAGAACGGCACCACCACTAA